The DNA sequence CATATGAAATTAAAGCAGTGAGTGATTCTACCTACGATTTGTTTAAACTTTTAAATGACTAAAATATATGTATAAGTTGTCATGGGACATAGAATTCAGCCACGAATCTAAAAAATTTAATTTGCCTGTAATTGCAGAATGTGAAATAAATAAATCTGTTGATTCTTTAGTAGCCACCGCTGTTATCATCTTGCCTGAATACATAGCCAATCGTCCTTTGAATCTCGAAAAAAAGATTCCGATAGGTTCTCAAGTAAAAATTAAATTAGGATACGACGATGTTTTAATAAATGAGTTTAGCGGATACGTGCAAAGAATAACCAATGTAGACAGCTGTTTAAAAATTTTTTGTGAGGATGATATGTATGTATTTAGAAAACCGGTAAAAAATGAGGAATTAAAGCCTACTTCTATTGACAAAATTGCTCAAACCCTGTTAAATCAAGTTATGCCCGAATATACTTTGAACTGTGACTATGAACTTTACTATGAAAAATTCGTCATCTTTCGAACAACGGCTTATGATGTATTGAAAAAATTACAGGAAGAATCCGCAGGAAATATATATTTAGATACCGAAAATAAAGTACTCCATATTCATCCTCCTTATGTTCAAAAAAAAGGCGAAGTCAAATATTCAATGCAACATAATATAGAAAAAGCCTCTTTAGAATACAAAAAAGCGTCAGACAAAAAAATTCAAATTACTGTTGAAACAACAGATAAAAACGGTAAAGTGCTTACCGAGACTTACGGCAATGAAGATGGAGAGAAAAAAACTGTTAAAATATCAAGCATAGCGCTGGCTTCACTTAAAATACGAGCAAAATATGAATATACCAAACATGCATACGACGGATACGAAGGTACTTTTGATACCTGGCTTCTGCCCTATGTTGAGCCTAGTTATTCAGCAAAAATAACAGATGAAGATTATCCGGATAAAAACAGCAAGTATTACGTAGTAAGCGTTAAAACCAGTTTTAGTTCTTCCGGAGGAAAAAGAACCATTACACCGGGTATACTTTTATCAGTTTAAACTATGGAAAAGGGAGAAAAAATAAAACGATTAATAAAACAACTGGTTGGTGCAAATCCTAATTTCCCAATTATAGGGACTGTTACGGAATTACAAAAAGAAACCTGTTCATTGGCATTGGATGAAGATTTGATTATTACCGATGTGAGGTTAAAGGTTAGTTATGGTGGTTCGGAAAACTATATGATTCAGTACCCTAAAATAGGTTCCAGAGTTGTGGCTTTGAGTATCAGCGGCGAGCTTTCTGATTTGATGATAATCAAGGTAGATGAAATTGAAAAAATAGAAATCAACCAAAACGGATTGGTCTTGTTGCTGGACAGTACTGATGGAAAAGTTTGTATAAAAAATAACTCTCGCAGTTTAATAGACCTGTTCCAGCTGCTGACTGATACTCTCAAGGGATTGAAAGTATTTACATCAACAGGAGCCAGCGGAACTCCTTTACCGGATACTCAAAAAAAATTAATTGATTTTGAAACGGGATTTAAATCACTTTTAAAATAGACGTTAAAATGGCACTAAATAAAGGAAGTTTACAATCAGGCATAAAAAAATTGTTAACTGACATGCATACCAGAGAAGATTCATCCATAGAAGAATTTTCAAAGAGATTAAGTGAATTGATAGACAGCTTTGTAAAAACAGCTACTATAAAATATGACGGCGGTTTATCTGCTCCCAACGGACCGGTAAACGGAACTTTTAAAGGAAAATTGGAATGAGAGACATATTAATTACAAATGAAGGTGAGCTTAAAATTGAGAACGGAGATTTTGTAGTTGAAAATTCAACTTTACAACATCAAGCGTTATTACTTTTAGCCAATCCGGGAGAATTCAAAGAAGATCCGATGCTGGGTGTGGGAATTGAAAGTTATATTTTGGATTCCTGTATGAACGAATGCGAATTTGAAGCACGTAAGCAATTTATATCGGATGGAATGAAAGTTAAAAATTTGATATTTAAGTCCAAAGATAATATGATTATTGATGCAGAATACGGATAATATGAAAGAATTATTTACAACCTATGTAGGAGAATTTTTAACCATGCTAACAGCCGTTTTTGGAGGGTGGTTTTATAAAAGAAAGAAAGAGTCCGTTACTAATCATAATTCATCCATAGATCATGGGGCAAGAGCTGTTAATATTTATAAAGAAGCATTGGAAGATCTGGGGATCTGTTATGAAAAAAAATATAAAAACATTATAACATTATACGAAAGTCGTGAACAACTTTTACGGAATGAAATAATGGAATTGAAAAATAAGATAAAAATATTGCGAAAAGAAAATATTTCCTTAAAAAGGAGGATTGAAGACTTGAAAAAACAACAGTAATATGAAAATAATTATTCGTAATAATCAATCCCTATTGGATGTAGCCGTCCAATATCGAGGAACAGCTGAAGCCGCCTTTGAGATAGCTCTGGCTAATAATTTAAGCATTACAGAAGATCTGAAAACAGGGCAAGAACTGATCATTCCCAATACACGATATTATAATAAAATAGTTTCTGAGTATTACGAAGGAAAAGGATTTTTACCCGCTACCTCCATATCCGATGATTTTATAAGCAATTTGGTAGATCTGGGAATTGGAGAGATGATTATAAATATAAACTTTAAGCCTAAAGCATTAAAAAATAGTTAAGATATGGCAAGGAAACTTAAGGACATAACAGAAGAAATTTTAAACGAAAAAGGAAAATATCGTGAATTGGATCCGTTGGATTCTACCTCAAAAACCTCAATATGGAGATTATTTGTATATGTAATAGCCTATACCATATTTAATTTAGAATTACTGTTTGACCGACATAGAGAAGAAGTAGACAATTTAATTGCCGAATTGAAACCACATACGGCTAAATGGTACAGAAATAAGGCTCTGGCTTTTCAATATGGATTTGATTTGTATCCGGATTCGGATGTATTTAATAATGAGGGGTATACTGATGATCAGATAGAAGCAAGTAAAGTAGTAAAATATTCTGCCATAACTGAGGATAGCAACCGAAGCAGACTTATTGTAAAAGTAGCCGGTGAAAAAAATGGTGAACTCGTACCTTTAACGACTGGAGAAGTAAATTCTTTTACAGCATATATGGAAGAAATTAAAGATGCAGGTGTGCCGTTAACCATCATCAATTATCTGCCTGATTTATTGTATTTAAATATTACAATAAAAATTGATCCATTGGTATTGGATGAAAATGGAAACGCCATAGCTCCAATCAATGGAAATATAAGACCGGTAGATACAACAATACGTCAGTATTTACGCGAATTACCTTTTAATGGTGAATTAATGTTATCAAAATTGGTAGACAAACTGCAGCTGACGCCGGGAGTTAAAGACGTAAATATCTATGAAGCTTCTTCTTCATGGATCGATCCTCAAACTAAAAATTACGGAAATCCTATTGCTATTACAATGAGTAAAATACCTAATTCAGGATATTTTACTACTATTAAAAACATTGGGAATAATAAGGTAGAAAATCTAGTTAAAATTGATTATAATGTGGTTTAACATAAATATAAAAAAACTGGCAGTCTTACATTTACCTACGGCACTTAGAAAAGCTCGAGAAATCAAATTCTTATTTAGTCTGGTAAAGCCGCTATCCCGTATACATTTTGATTGGTTACAAGTAAGAAATGAAAATATATATAAGTTAAATCACAATTCACAAGTATGCTACCTGCGCAAGACTCTAAATGATCGATTTGACCCTGCTGAAAGAAGGATAATTATTATGGATTATCAAATATATAAACAAAACTATATATACACTCAAGGAGAAAATAAGCCTTTTAAGTTAGGAAATAGCTCTTCAACAGATTGCGGCCCCATGTATTTAAGACCGGCATACGACTATGATCTAAGTACCCTAAATTTTATAGTTAAGGTTCCCAATGAGCTGTTAGTCGATAATATATATAAAATAAAAGCACTTATTGAATACTATAAATTAGCTAATAAAAAATACAAAATTGAAAAATTATAAACTTATAAGTTACTAAAAATGGATTACATTATATTTAATCAAACCGGTGGTTTTCCTTTGCAAACAGACACCTTAGACTTTATGCAACAAATGTACAGACCATTTCTTAACGATATGGGACGTATGGCCGGAAGAAGAGCAATAATTTGCGGATGTGAAGAACATGGCTCTAAGATAACCAAAGGACTCATTCAAATTGACAATGAGCTGTTTATTTTAGCTGAAGGAACTAAACAACATTCCATCACCATAGTTGAGGAAAAAAAAGAGTATGAATTTGAAAATGGCGAAAAAAAAGTAACCATTGTAACACGATATGCATCTTTTGGCACGGGAGCTGTATCTTATTCCTGGAATGAATTTAAAAGAGTACCGGATCTTAGCTTGATTCCTGAAGAAATAAAACGTTTAGATTGGAGAATAGACGGAAGAGTACCTTATGACGTTTTTAATCAATACCTAAATGAAAGCAAAAGTAATCGAGCTCATCTACAAAAACAAATTGATGGACGTGTGACAAATAAAGAATTTGGTGAGTTTTATAACAAAAATAAAGAGGTTCAAGCGTATCTTCAAGAACAAATTAATGGGCGTGTGACAAATAAAGAATTTGGTGAGTACTACAATAAAAATGAAAAAGTTCAAACCTATCTTCAAAAACAAATAGATGCTCGAATTACTAATGATAATTTTGCTAAACATTATAAAGAAAATTCGGAAGCTCATAATTTTCTTCAAAAACAAATAGATGCTCGAGTTACTAATGAAAATTTTGCTAAACATAACAAAGATAATTCAGATGCTCATAAATCATTTCAAGCACAACTTAATGTTAGGTTAACTCATACCGAACATGCAAAATTTTATCATGAAAATATGGATGCTCATCAATATCTTCAAGCACAAATTGATGGTAGGGTAACTCATACCGAACATGCAAAATTTTATCATGAAAATCTTTCTGCTCATACCTATTTACAGCAACAAATTGACAGACTAAATAAAAAAGTTTTTAGATAAATCAACTGTTTTCTTAAATGCATTTAAAATGAAAACTTATTAGTCGGCCTTCGATTATCGAGTTTAAAATAAATTGTCAGATTATTTAAAAATATATTATATATATTTTTTATATATAATCATTATAATTTACAAAAAAACAAATAGTTAATCTATAAATCTTATCAGTTGGATGAATTTTTAAATGACAAAAAAAGGTACTTTAAAACAATAAGTTAAAAATAAAAAAACCGGACGAGTATCAATTCTCAAAGTAGATGGTTAAAAATTTTAATTTATCTAACATAGATTCTAATTTTTACCTTTTTTAAAGATAAATAATATTAAAATTTACAAAAATGACAACAAAAGATACATTAAAACAGTGGTTTAAAAATGGCAAGAAACCTGACGAATCTCAATTCTCGGAATGGTTGGAAAGCTATTGGCATAAGGATGAAAAAATACCAATCGAAATCATTGAAAATATTAATAATATATTAGCTAATAAATCAGATACTTCTCTAGTCAAAAGCTTGATAAATCAATTGGAGGGAAAAGTTGATAAAGAAGTTATAATGTCTTTAGAAAAATACATAAAGGAGATCATTGATGATAATCTTAACAAAGCTTCGGATAAGACCTATTCTATAGATAAAATACAACAAATTGTTGAAATTATTAATAATAAACTTGAAACAAAATCTGATGCCTCTTCCCTAGGTATTTTATTTGAACAACTTGATAATAAGGTTGATAAAAATGTTGTTCAAAATTTGACCAATCATTTATATGGTTTAATTGATGACAGTCAAACTTCTGCTTCCGATAAAACGTATTCCATAGACAAGATACAAGAAATTATTAGCAAGTATGTTAAAGATGCGGTTATCGATATCAAATATAATGATCAAACCAACAAATTATTGGTTCAATATCAAAACGGAGAATCCCAAGAGCTAATTATAAAGGATAATTTTTTATCGGAAATTACTTATGATTCATCCCATAAAGAAATTAAGTTTATTCTTGAAAGCGGAAAAACCTTTACTACAAATATCTCTGATTTACAAGACATTTACAGGACGACTGAAAACGGGGGAATTGAAATAGATAATGAAAATCAGATATCAATAAAAAAGGGTGGTATAAACGAATCCATGCTTGACGAGGATGTTAAAGATAAAATCAATCATACCGATACGTTACAACAAATTACTGAAAAGGGCAATTCAACCACTAAAGATTTACTTATAAATTCTGCTTCTCTGGGTGCTGATACCAATGGTAATATCAAATTTGGTACAGATGCTTTAAACAGCAAAAACGAATCGACGCGTAACAACCTGGCTATCGGAAGTCAAGCATTATCGAAAAATGTTACCTGTCCGGATATCTTAGCAATCGGAAACCATGCATTGAAGGAGTTTGACGGTATGGGTTCTGAATCCGATTGGATCACAAGCATTGGGCATAACTCCGCAACAAAATTAAGAAACGGCGCCAACTCTTTATTTGCGGGACACGGTGCCGGACAAAATTTAGAATCTTGTAACTTCGATACATTTATGGGCGCTTTAACAGGGGCGAATGCTAAAAAATCTGTCAGCAATGTTCTGATTGGACAAGCAGCGGCCTACAACGCTCAACAATTGACAGATGATACTGCTATTGGTCATCTTGCATTGGGAAAATATAAAGGAGTAGATTATAAATCATCTACAGATAGTAAACCTATGACTTCGGGAGGTAATATTTCAATTGGTAAATATGCTTCATATAAAACTTTATATGGTCGCGAAAATACATTTATCGGCCACCAATGTGGATACGATTTTTCAAATTACGGTGAATATAACACCTATTTGGGTTCCGGTATAACCAAAGGTTACAATCAAGTATATGGAAATACCAGTGTTGTTATTGGTGCATATGCAAGTTTGCCGATGAGGTTTGAATTAACTAATAAATTGGTGATCGATGCCAAAAGACCGGAAGATCCTAAGAGTGATCCTTTAGTGTACGGAGATTTTAAAGAGAAATGGTTTAAAATAAACGGGAAACACAGACTTAATTATGAGTATACGCCCAATGCGGATTTAAACCGAGATTTTAAACCAAGCCATATGCTTGTTTCTGATGATGAAGGTAATGTGGGAGTAACTAAATATATAGATATAGCTAAGGCTACTTATTCACATGAATATGAAATTAATGATTCAGAGTTTTCAAAGATATGTTCTTTTTCTTTTAATCAATTAAACGGCCGGGCATTTTTAAATCTTTTATTAGATGGAATTGATGCTAATTTGAATAATAGCATTTCAACGGCATATATACGTTCAAGTGTGATAAATAATTCCAGGGTAGTTAAAGGTCTTCAAGAAAACAAAACGGAGAATGTCAACTATAAGCTTTATTATAAAAAAGAATTTGAAAAAATAGATGATTATATTTTTCAACCCATAAGCCAAGATAATGGTACAAATTTTAATTTAATATCTGAAAAATATAAAGATTTATATATTTTAAAGCCAAAAACCGGATATAACAGATATTATATACCGATGGATAAAATTACAGATTTGGATGATGAAAATCGATATTATACTGCTTCAATGGTTGTAATACCAAATGAACTGGATACCCAAGATACTGTATTTTTCAATACTATCATATTAGGTGGAGTAAATGGCAATAATTGGAATCATAGAATTGGATGGAAAGATTTTAAAAAAATCAATAATTCCGATGGTAGTGTTTTTCTATATAGTACATTCTTAGTTGAAAGATCTTCCGGAAGACAATTTACAGAATTTAGTTTTGTATGTGAAAATAACTCGACCCAAAATCAGACAAAAATAACTAATTTAAAGGTTGAAGAGGGAGAAAAGTATACTCCGTATATTGAAACTTTTAATGATTATTCTAATGAATCAAATGGCGTAACTTTCCCTATTAAAGGTTTGCCCGGTTCTTCCCTTATCTGTATTGATGATAAATATGTTCATGTTGCTTATGCTGATGATAGTAACGGAAATGGATTCTCTATTACGCCAGAAGGTAAAAATTTTGTAGGAGTATATGTCGATCGTATTTCTGAAACTAATGAAAACCCTAAATTATATACATGGAGCTCAGTTTCAGATCTTCTTGCTTCCAATGAAGATGTCATAAATATATCTTGCGGTGAATTCGAAGGTAAAAAGCATTATTTACATGTTGCATATGCCGACAATCATAAAGGAGATGGATTTTCCACTAATAATACTAAAAAATTTATAGGACTTCTCTTGGATACAAATGAAGTAAATCAACAATTTTCTCTATTTCTTAAATCTGAAGATGCAGATATGAAAGTTCAAGTCAGCGTTTTATCTTTGGATGAGAAAATGGGTAAAATAGATTTTATCCAAGATGAAAAAATAGTTTACGATAAATTTTCAGGTGAATTTTCAGTTTTATAATAATTTAATATTCTAATTATTTAAAAAAAAGCCTCATATAAGAGGCTTTTTTGGTTTATATTTATGTGTGTAATTTTATACACAATTTAATTATTATAAAAGGTACATTTTAATTTTCGGATTATATAATGTTCTTATATAATATTTAACATAAGTTTTTAAGCGTATTTTATTACCATTATTTTTAATAAATTTCATTATTTCTTTCATTTTGGTTGCTCCCCCGTAGTTATAGGATTCTAATAAATCTTTATCTAGATCAATGGTAAATTTTTCTTTTTTAACTTTCTTTAAATAAGTATTTATCCTAATTTTAGCCATGAATCTTTCGTCAAAATCATTTTCGTTATCAAGACTAAAGCATAAACTATCCTTTCTATAAGTAATGCAATATAGAGGAAAATCATCAACTGAATAGTTTTTAGATAACTCACCTGCTTTGATAACAAACAAAGCCTCTTCCCCTATTCTTTCTTCATCAAAAATTAAGTTATTTTTTTCGATAAAATTTCTGTTAAACATTTTAGCCCATACTTCCCAATTTTTATATATTAATTGATCTTTTGCTTTAATTTTATTATATCGCAACTTTTTGTAATATTTTTTTCTTGTTTTGAGTAAATATAAATGTCTAATAGATTTCTGTAAAGAATTACTTTCTACACTGGTAGCCAAATAATAAATTATTTCTTCATTACTATCTTTATATTTATCTAGTTCATTTAAAAAATTTGGATTAAAAAAGTCATCGGAATCTGCAAATAATAGCCATTTTCCTTTAGCTTTTTGTAATCCTATATTACGTGCATACCCAACTCCTTTACCCTCTTTGGTAAAATATATTTCGACATTTTTTCTATTGTATCCGGGAAAGTTTTTAAAATCCACATAAGAAGAATCACTGTCGTCATCAATAATTATAATTTGTATATCATCTCTATAAGGAATTGAATTTAAACACCTTTGTAATAATTTAGGTGTATTTTTATGTGGAATAATTATAGAATAGGTATACATTTAGGAACTTTATTTAAAAGATTTTTTTAAATAAATTTTTAATCGCTTGGAGTAAGGAATGTCTTTTATATTATTGAAAAGTTCAACGCTTATATATTCCGGGATTTTATTTTTAGGGGTTGTAAGGTATATTTTCCTTAGTAATTTATTTCTATATTCTTCTGTTTTTTTTAGTAATTGATTTAATTTGTTATTCTTACAAAAGTCTATTCGATCTTTCAATGCTTCGATAAAAGCGATTTCTTTCTTATATGAAAATTCTTCATAAATTTTATTGGTTATACTATTTGCCCTTTTAAAATAATAATAAAGAACTTGATCCAATTCACATATTTTATGGGCTTTAAACATAGCTTTAAACCAAACATATTCATCTTCGCATATTTTTACATTTTCAGGAAATCTCAATTCATCCCATAAATATCGTTTGTAAAGCTTATTCCAAATAACTACATAACGAACGGTATCTTTCTTGTAACTAAAATTTTTAATAAAATTATATCCATTGTATTCATTGCTTTTATATAAAGAACGGTGATCCTCCTTTATTTCATTGAAATGGGTGAAATTTTGAAAATTACATAAAATGAGGTCACTATTCGTCTTAATCAATGTATTATACAGTACTTCATAGAAATGTACAGATATAACATCATCAGGGTCTACAAATCCAATGAACTCACCTTTAGCTATGTCTAAACCTCTATTCCTGGCTATTGAAGTTCCTTTATTTTCCTGATGAATAACAACAATCCTGGAATCTTTTTTTGCATATTCATCACAAATAAATCCGCTAGAATCTGTAGATCCATCATTAACTAGAAGTATTTCCAAATCTGAATAGGTTTGATTTATTACAGAATCTATACATCTACTTAAATATTTTTCTACATTATAGATGGGAATTATAACTGATATCATTTATTAGCAGGATTTGTATTAAAAAATAATTGTAATTGATTTTCAAATTCTAATTCTTCATTTAGAACTTCATTTCTGTACTCATTAAAATCCAATATGGCATGATCATAATTAATCATAGAATATTCTATTTTATCGATAATTTTTGAAAGTTCATTTTTTGCATATTTAAACTTATATCCCATTGGAATATTCAAATCTTGTTGATATTTTGAAGATCCCCCCATACCTGAAATAATAATACATTTCATTACTGATGATTCTCTTAACATTTTGTCTCTTCCGGGATTGTATCCAAAATCTATATATACTTTTGCTTTTTTCATGGTTTCAACCACTTGATCGGTTGTCATATTCTTTATGGCTATCCATGTATACTTTGAGCTTTTCTTTTGTATGGATTTTAAATCTTTATTATTTTTTTTAGGATTATAGATTATTATATTTTCTTTTTTAACTAAATTTTTAATTTGATTACTTTCGGATAAAAAAAGAGGATTTACATAATCGCATACAAAAGATATCTTATTTTCAGGTATGTGATTTTCGATAAGATATATATAGGATCGGTAAGATTGAGCCCAATGAACTACATCAGGAAGATTTTCAAAATGGTACTCTTGCTCTTCTTGCTGACCTTTAAAATATTTTGAAATATAAAATTTTAATCCTCTGTGTCGATTCTTCATACAAATTGAATAGAAATCAACACTCAACCACCAAACGATCTTCTTACTTTTTTTATACTTAAAAATATAATTGGTAAGGGATTCCGGAATGATAATAACACTATTGGGATGATCATAAATAGTTTCAATCTCTGATGTATCGTAGATATTATAAACTTGCGGTTTTGGATTTACATTAGATTTTTTATGTATATAATACATTTTAGCATCTAATTTAAAAACAGTTCTTAATTTATGACTTAATTGATGTAATGCTTCCGGTCCACCGGTTGAGATATTTGCAGGACAAATTATATATATTCTTGATGGATAAGTTATTATCATAATGTCTTCTAGCTCTGCAAATGTAATCAATTCTTACATTCTATAGAATTCCGCAGATGTTTTTTTATTAAATTTACGTTACTAATTTCTTTACGATGAACATAGTTAAATGTTTAAAAAACTACTTTACATTTACTAATTATGCTAAACATGTAGAAAAAGATGAAGCAAACTATCCTCATGAAATTCTCTTATCATATAGGATTATGAACCATCCTTTTGTTTCTTTAGAACGGTTAGCTAATCAGATGTTATGGATACAAAATTCACTTTCTAATGTAGTAATTAAACCCAATCAGGTATTTTCATTTTGGAAAGTTTTAGGTAATCCCGTTCATATGTTACACAATTCTGATTCAACATTCTTATACGAAATATACAGCAGTATTATTTACCATCTGGCACTAATAAGTGGATTAGCAATACTTGAGAGACATCCTTCAACGGTAGATCATTTCACTGAAGATCATAGAATATATCCGTTAGGTGCGGAAGCATCGGTGTTATATAAATCCAGAGATTTAAAAATTAAAAACGGTTATGCTTTTCCTATAAAATTTAATTTTCAAATTAAAAATCAAATTTTGAATGGATCTATTTTAAGTTCAGAAAAAATAATACGTAACGAAGTAGTTTTTACCAA is a window from the Apibacter sp. B3706 genome containing:
- a CDS encoding oxidase, whose amino-acid sequence is MRDILITNEGELKIENGDFVVENSTLQHQALLLLANPGEFKEDPMLGVGIESYILDSCMNECEFEARKQFISDGMKVKNLIFKSKDNMIIDAEYG
- a CDS encoding VanW family protein, whose product is MNIVKCLKNYFTFTNYAKHVEKDEANYPHEILLSYRIMNHPFVSLERLANQMLWIQNSLSNVVIKPNQVFSFWKVLGNPVHMLHNSDSTFLYEIYSSIIYHLALISGLAILERHPSTVDHFTEDHRIYPLGAEASVLYKSRDLKIKNGYAFPIKFNFQIKNQILNGSILSSEKIIRNEVVFTNRDFKNFKEVLTRINRRTTEVSFYKKKL
- a CDS encoding glycosyltransferase family 2 protein; this translates as MISVIIPIYNVEKYLSRCIDSVINQTYSDLEILLVNDGSTDSSGFICDEYAKKDSRIVVIHQENKGTSIARNRGLDIAKGEFIGFVDPDDVISVHFYEVLYNTLIKTNSDLILCNFQNFTHFNEIKEDHRSLYKSNEYNGYNFIKNFSYKKDTVRYVVIWNKLYKRYLWDELRFPENVKICEDEYVWFKAMFKAHKICELDQVLYYYFKRANSITNKIYEEFSYKKEIAFIEALKDRIDFCKNNKLNQLLKKTEEYRNKLLRKIYLTTPKNKIPEYISVELFNNIKDIPYSKRLKIYLKKSFK
- a CDS encoding glycosyltransferase family A protein, whose protein sequence is MYTYSIIIPHKNTPKLLQRCLNSIPYRDDIQIIIIDDDSDSSYVDFKNFPGYNRKNVEIYFTKEGKGVGYARNIGLQKAKGKWLLFADSDDFFNPNFLNELDKYKDSNEEIIYYLATSVESNSLQKSIRHLYLLKTRKKYYKKLRYNKIKAKDQLIYKNWEVWAKMFNRNFIEKNNLIFDEERIGEEALFVIKAGELSKNYSVDDFPLYCITYRKDSLCFSLDNENDFDERFMAKIRINTYLKKVKKEKFTIDLDKDLLESYNYGGATKMKEIMKFIKNNGNKIRLKTYVKYYIRTLYNPKIKMYLL
- a CDS encoding nucleotidyltransferase; translated protein: MARKLKDITEEILNEKGKYRELDPLDSTSKTSIWRLFVYVIAYTIFNLELLFDRHREEVDNLIAELKPHTAKWYRNKALAFQYGFDLYPDSDVFNNEGYTDDQIEASKVVKYSAITEDSNRSRLIVKVAGEKNGELVPLTTGEVNSFTAYMEEIKDAGVPLTIINYLPDLLYLNITIKIDPLVLDENGNAIAPINGNIRPVDTTIRQYLRELPFNGELMLSKLVDKLQLTPGVKDVNIYEASSSWIDPQTKNYGNPIAITMSKIPNSGYFTTIKNIGNNKVENLVKIDYNVV